From Xenopus laevis strain J_2021 chromosome 7L, Xenopus_laevis_v10.1, whole genome shotgun sequence, one genomic window encodes:
- the LOC108696965 gene encoding waprin-Phi3 encodes MDLPSTFLLLLVVTAIDLCLSQEPVIEDRAKPGECPLEGNGIYFDPPCTKDVDCPGSLKCCETSNGISCFPPSFRSPCRGDFDCPETLKCSEGNCISDIDYINSPTTISNN; translated from the exons ATGGATCTACCCAGTACCTTTCTACTTCTGCTTGTGGTCACTGCCATTGACCTGTGTCTCTCCCAGGAACCCGTTATTGAGG ATCGTGCCAAACCTGGAGAATGTCCATTGGAGGGTAATGGGATCTACTTTGATCCGCCTTGCACGAAAGACGTTGATTGTCCAGGCAGCCTCAAATGTTGTGAAACTTCAAATGGGATTAGCTGCTTTCCTCCAAGCTTCA GAAGTCCATGTCGAGGAGATTTTGACTGTCCAGAGACACTGAAGTGCTCAGAGGGAAACTGTATCAGTGACATTGATTACATCAACTCACCCACCACA ATTAGTAATAACTGA
- the LOC108695742 gene encoding waprin-Phi1 codes for MKAVKNMIRLKYNHVLLLLFYCLFSGGHSEENPSENPSGKRGHCPIVPSGNNVTLAACATSCPGGSNCSNIECSSDTNCTGIEKCCNTGFGMKCVYPEYKSTCVEDIDCAGILICCKGHCVLPKPPKKWLIGKINKSKCD; via the exons ATGAAAGCAGTGAAGAACATGATAAGACTCAAATATAACCATGtccttttattgcttttttattgcTTGTTCTCTGGAG gACACTCTGAAGAGAATCCTAGTGAGAATCCCAGTGGGAAGCGAGGCCACTGCCCAATTGTCCCTTCTGGTAATAATGTGACCCTTGCTGCTTGTGCCACCTCTTGCCCTGGAGGCTCCAACTGCTCTAACATCGAGTGCTCCTCTGACACCAACTGCACTGGAATCGAGAAATGCTGTAACACCGGCTTTGGAATGAAATGCGTCTACCCAGAATACA AGTCAACTTGTGTGGAGGATATAGACTGTGCTGGAATTCTAATCTGCTGCAAAGGACACTGTGTCCTTCCAAAGCCCCCCAAGAAATGGCTGATAGGAAAG ATCAACAAATCCAAATGTGACTGA
- the LOC121395752 gene encoding formin-B-like — MLRALIFSAILSLALAHGSSEESDSNVSSDESEEDNSERRGYCPNNVTFDACPISCPGGSSCSNAQCSSNINCPELQKCCQTNCGMNCVDPEYNPTCEENNDCKETLICCKGLCVPPKPLSPMQWLNGISYLVLEVPWKTTAFPVPDVAPGGPPVPDVAPGGPPVPDVAPGGPPVPDVAPGGPPVPERGSRWSSGPRRGSRWSCRSQTWLQVVLRSQTWLQVVPPVPRRGSKVVLPVRPQPLTPGALSL, encoded by the exons ATGCTGCGAGCTCTGATTTTCTCTGCCATCCTTTCCCTGGCTTTGGCACATGGCAGCAGTGAAGAAAGTG ATTCAAATGTATCATCAGATGAAAGTGAAGAGGATAATAGCGAGAGGCGAGGTTACTGCCCAAATAATGTGACCTTTGATGCCTGTCCAATCTCTTGCCCTGGAGGCTCCAGCTGCTCCAATGCACAGTGTTCCTCCAACATAAACTGCCCTGAACTCCAGAAATGCTGTCAAACCAACTGTGGAATGAATTGCGTTGACCCAGAATACA ACCCAACCTGTGAGGAGAATAATGACTGCAAAGAAACCTTAATCTGCTGCAAAGGACTCTGTGTCCCTCCCAAGCCTTTGTCCCCTATGCAATGGCTCAATGGAATA AGTTACCTAGTTTTGGAGGTTCCTTGGAAGACAA cagccttcccGGTCCCAGACGTGGCTCCAGGTGGTCCTCCGGTCCCAGACGTGGCTCCAGGTGGTCCTCCGGTCCCAGACGTGGCTCCAGGTGGTCCTCCGGTCCCAGACGTGGCTCCAGGTGGTCCTCCGGTCCCAGAACGTGGCTCCAGGTGGTCCTCCGGTCCCAGACGTGGCTCCAGGTGGTCCTGCCGGTCCCAGACGTGGCTCCAGGTGGTCCTCCGGTCCCAGACGTGGCTCCAGGTGGTGCCTCCGGTCCCGAGACGTGGCTCCAAGGTGGTCCTCCCGGTCCGGCCCCAGCCTTTGACTCCTGGCGCTCTCAGCCTTTGA